In Vanacampus margaritifer isolate UIUO_Vmar chromosome 18, RoL_Vmar_1.0, whole genome shotgun sequence, a genomic segment contains:
- the LOC144038027 gene encoding sulfotransferase 2B1-like: protein MTEAGLYKVYKGVLLPTLIHPPQSLMRFETFTFRPDDILVVTYPKSGTTWMQEILPLILSGGDPASVETLHNWDRVPWLEEARSCSLNLDDRPSPRMFTTHFLPHMMPPSFFEFKPKVIYVMRNPKDVFTSSFHYCAMASFLVDPGSQSEFLQKFLKGEVMFGSWFDHVKGWLDYKERIFYICYEEMIKDLKDSVARIAQFLEKSLGKDVIEKIAERCVFKNMKKNNMSNYSVVPKEIMDTTKSEFLRKGIAGDWKNQMTEEEVEYFDAVYADNMKDVDYKFAWD, encoded by the exons ATGACCGAGGCGGGCTTGTACAAGGTGTACAAAGGGGTTTTGCTGCCCACTCTTATACACCCTCCGCAGAGTTTAATGCGCTTCGAGACGTTCACGTTTCGCCCAGATGACATTCTCGTTGTAACGTACCCCAAGTCAG GTACAACTTGGATGCAGGAGATCCTCCCTTTAATTCTGAGTGGTGGAGATCCTGCTTCAGTGGAGACCCTCCACAACTGGGATCGTGTTCCCTGGCTGGAGGAGGCTCGCAGTTGCAGCCTCAATCTTGATGACAGGCCTTCGCCACGCATGTTCACCACACATTTCCTTCCCCATATGATGCCACCCTCTTTCTTTGAATTTAAGCCCAAG GTCATCTATGTCATGAGGAACCCCAAAGATGTATTCACGTCATCCTTCCATTATTGTGCGATGGCCTCCTTCCTGGTTGACCCCGGATCACAGAGCGAGTTTCTCCAAAAGTTTCTGAAAGGAGAAG TTATGTTTGGCTCATGGTTTGATCACGTAAAGGGTTGGCTTGATTATAAAGAGCGGATATTTTACATCTGCTACGAAGAAATGATAAAG GATCTTAAGGACTCTGTGGCCAGAATTGCTCAGTTCCTGGAGAAATCATTGGGCAAAGATGTGATTGAGAAGATAGCAGAGCGATGTGTgttcaaaaacatgaaaaagaacaACATGTCCAACTACTCTGTAGTTCCCAAGGAAATCATGGACACCACAAAGTCGGAATTTCTCAGGAAAG GAATAGCTGGAGATTGGAAAAACCAGATGACAGAAGAAGAAGTGGAGTACTTTGATGCTGTTTACGCAGACAACATGAAAGATGTGGATTATAAATTTGCATgggattaa